CTCGACAGGGTCCGCCAAAGAACCACTCGGTGTGAATACTGCAAACACACCGGTCGGTATTGAAACGAATACATCCCCCGCGTCGACGTCAGCGGGAGAATCGACCGAAACAGCGACGACTGCATTGACCGTGCCGTGCGGATCCGGAACGTAGACCGTGCTCACTTCGTTCGCGCCGATGTGCTTCTCGCGCACGCGATCTCGCAAGAATCGCATCCATTCGCTACCGCTGGATTCGGCACCGGCGTCCACCCTCGGCGCTACCAATCCACTGAACAGTTCCGCACTGCGCGCTGTCACTCGAAAGCTCACGACGAACCACCGGGCACAGTGATCGCCAGATAGAGATCGATTTTGTATGCGTGCGGATAGCACTCGTAATCGCCGGTGAACGATCGCACTATCTCACCCTGTTCCTCCGCATGATCGATCTGAGTCCACAGTCGGGTGAGAACCTCGGGGAAATACCCCACTGCAGAAAATCGTGCATATTTCGCAGCAGGCACTTTCGCGACGAGATGCCCTCGCGCAACCTGACTCAGCGAGGAACACAGATAACCGACTATCTGTGTGTTGTAAGAGCCGATACCGGGGGCGAAGTCGGTATAAATCGAAGCCAACGGTCCCGACGTGTCCTGATTGAGCACCGCAGACCAGGCCTGATCCAAAGCGGGGTCGTTGAGCCTGCCCAGTGCCCGTTTGGGGCTGCGGACTGGAAGACCGGCAACCCACGTTTCGGGGAGGTCGACGATCTCGAACGACATTCGTACTCCAAAGAGAAGTTGCAGGGGCAGATCCTGTGCTCGGAACCGGTCCGGTCGAGGATATCGCCCGTCAATCTACCGGCCCGACGGGCAGGTCGATCGTCAATCGATCAACCATACCGTCAGCCCGTTTCGATTGCTAACCAACTTCTGCACGCACAGCCGAGGCTTCGGGCGCTCTCAGGTGTCGAGCCGCCAGCACCGCGACGACCAGCCCGAAGCCACCGACGCTCAGCCATGGCAGCAGGTCGATCGCGGACGCCGCGAAGGTGCCACCGACGAACCCCCCTGCAGCGATGGCGAGGTTGACCAACGCGACGTTGAGCGTCGCGGCGAACCCCCCGCCCAGTGCTACGACCGCAGTGGTCACGATCGGAAGCGCGGCCATCTGCGCGGCACCCCACACCGCCAGCGCGGGAAACACCACCGCCGCGGAGCCACCGGACAGTGCGAGCGCGGCAACCGCGACCATCGCAATCACGGCGAGCACGGTCACCCAGAACGTATCGGCCCGTCCGCCCAGGTAGCCCCCGATGGCATTGCCCAGCAAGCCCGCTACGCCGAATACCCCCAGCCCCATCGAAATGCCGCCGGATCCCATCCCGGCCGACTGTTCGAGGTAGACACCGAGGTAGGGAAAGAAGAAGTTGGACACGAGCAGAATTCCGACGGCAACTCCCAGCAAGCCGAGAACGCCGGGCACGGTGACCACCCGGAGTTGGTGTATGCCCCCACGCACTCCCGGCCCCTCGATTCGACGCGGCAGGACGGTCCACAGACCCGCTGCCAGTACCGCTCCGAGCACGGCCAGCGCCACGAACACTGCACGCCACCCGGCAACCCCGCCGAGATACGTGCCGATCGGTGCCCCGAGGAACATCGCGCTCATCAGACCGCCAAAGACCAGAGACACGGCCTTTCCGCGCGCCTCCGGCGCAACGAAGGTGGTGACGGTGCTGACGGCCACGCCGAGCGCGACTCCCTGCGTCGCCGCGGACGCAATGCGTCCGATCAGGAGCAGCGGGAGTCCGGGCGCCGCTGCCGCAACCAGGTTCGCCGCCGCGAATACGAACAGAAGCGCGGTCAGCAGTGCACGTGGATGACGATGCGCCAGGGCGAGGCCCAGTGGGATGGCGAGAATTCCGACCGAGAGCGCATACAGAGTGACGGTGAGCCCGGCGGCACCGACGGTGGTGTTCAGATCCCGGGCCAGCTGAGGAACGAGGCCGATGGCCACGAACTCTGCTGTTCCGATCACGAATGCGACGGCGGCGAGCAACAGGACAGGGGGCGACAGGAGAGATCGCTGCTGCACATGGGCATACACGGTGGACGTCATGCCGACGACGCTAGAACCGAATCGGTATAGGATCAAAGACGAATTTGCAGTGCGCTGTATAGACAACCCCTATAGGAGACGGCGAATGAGCATCCGCCAGTACGAATATGCACTCGCCGTGGCCGAGGAGGGGTCGGTGACCGCGGCGGCCGAGAAGCTCCGCGTCGCTCAGCCGTCGATCTCGCAACAGATCAGGTCGCTGGAGAAGGAACTCGGCGTGGAACTGTTCCTCAGGACCTCCCGTGGACTGAGCCTCACCGTCGCCGGACGCGCCTTCGTCAAGGAGGCATCGATCGCGGTGTCCGCCGCTCGCCGCGCTCGCGCCGCTGCGACGGCGTGCTCAGGCACAGTTGCCGGCGAGCTGGTCGTCGTCGTGGAAACCGGACTGGGGATGTGCCAACTCCCGCGAGCCATCGGAGAGTTGCGGCGACGGTATCCCCGCCTCGAGGTGACCCTGTACGAGGAGTCGGACCCCCAGGCCATCGACCGCTTGGTGCGCACCGGCGAGGCAGACCTGGTGCTGTCCAGCGACTACGGCCACTACGACCCCGATGCCACGGTCATCGGCGACGAATCGTATGTCGTCGTACTGTCCGAAGGACATCCGCTGTTGACCAGGAAAGTACTGACGCTGACTGAACTGGCGTCTGCGCCGTGGGTTCGACTGCGACGGGGCAGTGCTCGAGACGACGTCATCACGCACGCACTTCGCTCGCACTCGTTGTCCGTATCGACGGTCGCGCGCGCATCCCAACTGGCCACTGCGGTCAAGCTGGCTTCGGAGGGTCTGGGCGTCACACTGATACCGGCCTCAGCCGTGCCACCGGGATACGGGCACCTTGCGCGCCCGCTCGATCCGCCGGTGTCGCATGCCGTTCGCGCAAGCGTCCGCTCGCCTTCCGGTCCCGCCGAGTCTGCACTGCTCGACTATCTGGGCCACGAGAATTGGTGCGGCCTCGACCTCGTTCACGCCTGAGACCGACAATTTCATCGCCCTGATTTTCGGGCGAAACGGACTTTGTGGATATTGCCCCAGGGTTTATCGATTGCTGAGAAATCGACGACTTATTACATTGCTGTTATTCATCGTCGGGCAACCGAGAATTCACTTCCCGGAGGCAGCGGCAAATCGATCTTCGCGAATGGCGGACAGATGCCGGTCGGATGTATCGCTCGAGTCGGAATGCGAAACCGGGAGAATGCGCGAATCGCATGTGGACAACATGCGCGTCAGCGGCCAATGAACAGTGTGCAGGATCATATCCGCGACCAACAAACGACGTAGCGACTTACCCGCCAGGCTGTGGAACGCCCAGGTCCGATAGGAACTGAGTACGTAGTGGCGGTATTCGAGTGGCGGTGTGAGCAGTCGACGCCCCGATACCTCGACACACATCGTCTTGATCTGTGCGATGTGCAGCCCGACGCGGTAGAGGCACAGCGAAAGATCGATGTCCTCGTGCAGGTCGGTTCGCAAACTCACTCGGTCGCGGGCCGCCTCCCAGGCAGAGCGACGAATGGCGAAGTTGTTGCCGGACGCTGCAGATACCCGCAGCTCATCGGGCTTTCGCTTGGTCGTGTACTTGACGAAGGCCCGGTAAGGAGCAGCCCAGGGCGAGTCGTAGAGAAAGATCGGTCCGGTCACCGCGGCGTAGTCCAGCCGTCGATCGAAGAAGTCCAGAATCGATTTCGCCCAGCCTGCGCCGACGTGGGTGTCGGCGTCGATGCGTCCGATGATCGATCCGCTCGCGTGATCGAATCCGGCATTTCGTGCATGCACGACTCCCCGCTCGCACTCGGCCACGAGTTTCACCATCGGAAATCGACGTCGGCGGTCGAGCACGATTTCGGCGGTGTCATCGGTGGAGTTGTTGTCGACGACGATGATTTCGTGAATGTGTTCTTGCTGCTCGAGCAGTGCATCCAAGCATTCACCCAAGTGGGCGGACTCGTTGAATGCAGGAACAACGATCGAAAGAGTGTTCACCCGTGCCAACCCCTGACGAATTGTTTAGGCAATCGTGTGGCTCGATTCGATTGCAAAATTCGTTAGTCCCGAAATACGAGCCGCGGACGGATCTGATGCTACCTCAATATTGCGGAAAGATAATTCGTCGATTTATGCGTGATAAACAATATGAATTACGACTGACGATCACCGAACGTACTTCGATTCACTCGAACAACAATAAAACGGGTACTCGGCCGGTTTGACCGCAGTGAGCCGACTAATCGTTCAGGGTTCGGATTCGTCTCGCCGGACTGCCCACGTAGACTCCGTCGGGATCACAGTCCTTGGTCACCAGAGAGTCGGCACCGATGATGCAGCCCGAGCCGACGCGGACGCCTGGCATGATGACGGCACTGGAGCCCACCCAGGTTCCCGATCCGATCGTCACCGGCCTGCCCACCAAGCGCCCTGCCCGTCGACTCGGAGCGCCCACCTCGTGTGTGCTGGTCAACACGCGTACATGATCGGAAAGAAAGACCCCGTCACCGATATCGATGTTCGCCACCGTGTCGAAGTAGCAGCCGTAATTGACGAACACACCGGCACCCAGACGAAGCACGCCTCGCCCCTGGACCATCTGACCGCCGTAGACGAGCGCCTGGGCACCTCCCCGCACACGCGCTCCCCGTAGCGCACGTCCGCGGAGTATCGCGGGCAGAAGCGGGCAGTTGGCCAACGCCACCACGGCCGACTGCCGCACCTGGAACACAGCCCAGAGGACGTCGTCGGCTACGTATCCTCGCCAACCGCGCATGAGCAAAACCTTAGCTGTGCGCACTGAGTCGACCGAGCGGCACACGCCGATCGCAACAAGCGGCGGCTGATACGAAAACAGGCCCGATCGACAGTGTCGACCGGGCCTGAAATCGAATTCGGGGTGGAGCTGAGGGGAATCGAACCCCTGACCTTCTCGATGCGAACGAGACGCGCTACCAACTGCGCCACAGCCCCTTTGCCGTCATCGAGACCGGCTGGGTAACTCTAGCAAAGCCGTGTCGGACGGCCGCTACGCGCCCTGCGCCCGGCGCAAGTTCCGATCGTCGTCACGGCTGGCCTGGAACGGCTCGTCGTAGTGGTCCAGATGCTCGAACTCGGGATCCTCGTCGTCGATCTCGAGCACAACTGCGCCGGGTCGACGCAGGCGCTGCGGGACGAGCTCGAGCTCTTCGTCGGTCTCCGACTCCACCCCGAGCCGGGACCGGCCCATTCGGGTGAGCCGACGCCGGCGCACCTCCTCCTCGATCTGCACCTGCCTACGCAGGTAGTACAGATAACCGACGAGGACTGCGACGGGCAGACCGCACAGCCACCAGATCGTCGGAGAAATGATGAACGCCAATGCCGCTGTGGTGATCGCGGCGAAAACCAGACCCAGTACTGCGCGCTGCCGGAAGGCATACCGCGCAGCGCGGGCGATCGCGTCCGCCTCGGGATCGAAACCGCCGCGGCCGCGTCGGCGAGGCACGAAGTCGTCGTCGACGACACCGGGCTCGTGCGCGGCTGATCTCTCGCGCGCTGGTTCCTGAACCGGTGCGTCGCGTTCGAGATCGTTCTCTGCTGCGTGAGTGTCCATCGGGTCCTCCGCGGTACCGGGTAGATCGGGTGAGTCGATACGAACAGTCGCCAGTGTCGGGCCGAAGATCTCACGG
The nucleotide sequence above comes from Rhodococcoides fascians A25f. Encoded proteins:
- a CDS encoding effector binding domain-containing protein, with product MSFRVTARSAELFSGLVAPRVDAGAESSGSEWMRFLRDRVREKHIGANEVSTVYVPDPHGTVNAVVAVSVDSPADVDAGDVFVSIPTGVFAVFTPSGSLADPVEDVWAQVDDCVASGVIFRAYKEEVEVVTKSGEVELFISIVL
- a CDS encoding GyrI-like domain-containing protein, coding for MSFEIVDLPETWVAGLPVRSPKRALGRLNDPALDQAWSAVLNQDTSGPLASIYTDFAPGIGSYNTQIVGYLCSSLSQVARGHLVAKVPAAKYARFSAVGYFPEVLTRLWTQIDHAEEQGEIVRSFTGDYECYPHAYKIDLYLAITVPGGSS
- a CDS encoding MFS transporter, producing the protein MTSTVYAHVQQRSLLSPPVLLLAAVAFVIGTAEFVAIGLVPQLARDLNTTVGAAGLTVTLYALSVGILAIPLGLALAHRHPRALLTALLFVFAAANLVAAAAPGLPLLLIGRIASAATQGVALGVAVSTVTTFVAPEARGKAVSLVFGGLMSAMFLGAPIGTYLGGVAGWRAVFVALAVLGAVLAAGLWTVLPRRIEGPGVRGGIHQLRVVTVPGVLGLLGVAVGILLVSNFFFPYLGVYLEQSAGMGSGGISMGLGVFGVAGLLGNAIGGYLGGRADTFWVTVLAVIAMVAVAALALSGGSAAVVFPALAVWGAAQMAALPIVTTAVVALGGGFAATLNVALVNLAIAAGGFVGGTFAASAIDLLPWLSVGGFGLVVAVLAARHLRAPEASAVRAEVG
- a CDS encoding LysR family transcriptional regulator → MSIRQYEYALAVAEEGSVTAAAEKLRVAQPSISQQIRSLEKELGVELFLRTSRGLSLTVAGRAFVKEASIAVSAARRARAAATACSGTVAGELVVVVETGLGMCQLPRAIGELRRRYPRLEVTLYEESDPQAIDRLVRTGEADLVLSSDYGHYDPDATVIGDESYVVVLSEGHPLLTRKVLTLTELASAPWVRLRRGSARDDVITHALRSHSLSVSTVARASQLATAVKLASEGLGVTLIPASAVPPGYGHLARPLDPPVSHAVRASVRSPSGPAESALLDYLGHENWCGLDLVHA
- a CDS encoding glycosyltransferase family 2 protein, translated to MNTLSIVVPAFNESAHLGECLDALLEQQEHIHEIIVVDNNSTDDTAEIVLDRRRRFPMVKLVAECERGVVHARNAGFDHASGSIIGRIDADTHVGAGWAKSILDFFDRRLDYAAVTGPIFLYDSPWAAPYRAFVKYTTKRKPDELRVSAASGNNFAIRRSAWEAARDRVSLRTDLHEDIDLSLCLYRVGLHIAQIKTMCVEVSGRRLLTPPLEYRHYVLSSYRTWAFHSLAGKSLRRLLVADMILHTVHWPLTRMLSTCDSRILPVSHSDSSDTSDRHLSAIREDRFAAASGK
- a CDS encoding acyltransferase, with translation MRGWRGYVADDVLWAVFQVRQSAVVALANCPLLPAILRGRALRGARVRGGAQALVYGGQMVQGRGVLRLGAGVFVNYGCYFDTVANIDIGDGVFLSDHVRVLTSTHEVGAPSRRAGRLVGRPVTIGSGTWVGSSAVIMPGVRVGSGCIIGADSLVTKDCDPDGVYVGSPARRIRTLND
- the sepX gene encoding divisome protein SepX/GlpR; the protein is MPNSIIWIGLVAVWLFVLLPMLMTKRPQIMQTTDAALATRVLHRGGTKRKQRGPATGHRSDPDWRPEDDLRVSAPAREIFGPTLATVRIDSPDLPGTAEDPMDTHAAENDLERDAPVQEPARERSAAHEPGVVDDDFVPRRRGRGGFDPEADAIARAARYAFRQRAVLGLVFAAITTAALAFIISPTIWWLCGLPVAVLVGYLYYLRRQVQIEEEVRRRRLTRMGRSRLGVESETDEELELVPQRLRRPGAVVLEIDDEDPEFEHLDHYDEPFQASRDDDRNLRRAQGA